TGTGCGGCTTTAGCAGAAGCAGGGTATTAATTTGGCATCCTATTCTATTTTAATTTTAAAACTTTAGCGAATGATATTTTAATCATTCATCAACTAAATGATATTTATAAACCAACCCAGATACACCCACGTATCTGGGTTGATTTCTTTCATAGAAACCTGTTATTTAGATTAAATTTAAATAACGTATATTTGCATATACAAAAAAGTAGGCTTTGAAAGAGAAGGATTTACATAAGTTGAGCGGATTTCCCCAAAAAAAAATGGGGAAGATTGTAGGGTATGATAATGACAGTCTGAAAATGCCCAACAAGATCATTGAAATGGGGCTTCTTCCCGAAACTTTTTTTAGGATTTTGTATCAGGCGCCTTTCAACGGACCAATGTATGTGGAGTTTGGGGATGAAAAAAGCCGAATTGCTCTTCGTGAGGAAGAAGGAGATTATATCATTGTTGAAGAATTGAATTAATGCAGGACACTCAAAAAAAACAGGTACTTTTAGTAGGGAACCCGAACGTAGGAAAATCAACGGTTTTTAATGCGCTCAGCAACAAAAAGCAGAAAACCGGAAACTATGCAGGGGTTACCGTAGCCAGCCATTCAGGGAATTATACGTATAAAAACGAGGAAGTTGAGATTATTGATCTGCCGGGTTCTTATAGCTTGTATCCAAGTTCAGAAGACGAAGCTATCTTTTCGAAATATTTAATTGATAATCAGAAAGATTACGCCGGGGTTATTTATATTCTTGAAGCGCTAAGCTTAAAAAGAGGTCTTCTTTTATTCCAGCAGATTCAGGACTTGGGAATCCCAATGATTTTGGTTGTCAATCAGATCGATCAGGCAGAAAGAAGAGGAATTGACATTGATATCCAGAAATTTTCTGAAGCATTAGGCATAAAAATTATTCAGACTAACGCTAAAGAGTATCTTGGCATTGATGAAATAAAAGAAGCTGTCTTTCAAAACGAATTTCTAAAAATAGATCACCTTTCTTTTGAAACACCAACAGAGCACAAAGATTTCATCCAGAAATTAGCTGCTCACAAGGGGTTTGATAGTGAATATAAGGCCTGGTTGAGCCTTTCTTTAGGAACGGATCTCGGTAGGATTGACAGCATCACAGGTTTAATGAATGAGCCTGATGCTAAAAGTTTAGTTCCGAAAAGATTACAGGTTCAGGAAACCGTAAGAAGATATCAGAAAGTAGATAAGGTTTTATCCAATGTAATTACCAAAAAACCGCAGTTCAAAGAATTGCTGACGGAAAAGCTGGATAAGGTTTTAGTTCATAAATTCTGGGGATATGTAGTTTTCCTTTTCATCTTGTTAATTATCTTCCAGTGTGTTTTCTTCCTGGCAGCGTATCCAATGGATGGAATCGACTGGCTTTTTGGTGAGCTTGGTGCTTTCGCATCAGAATATTTGCCGGAAGGACCTGTCAATTCTTTGATTTCCAACGGAATTATTCCGGGAGTCGGAGGAATTGTCATTTTTGCCCCTCAAATCGGGATTTTACTTTATTTCCTGTATCTTTTGGAAGATTCCGGATACATGGCGAGGGTTGTCTTCCTGATGGACAGGCTACTTCGACCGTTTGGGCTAAATGGTAAAAGTATTGTTCCGCTGGTTTCGGGGACTGCGTGCGCCATTCCTGCGGTGATCTCTACGAGAAATATTGAAAACTTAAGGGAAAGATTGCTTACCATTTTGGTAACGCCTTTTATGACCTGCTCGGCGAGGCTTCCTGTGTACAGTATTATCATTGGATTAATTATTTCAGATAAAACATTCTTCGGAATACAGTATAAAGCCTTGGTTTTGATGGGAATGTATCTGTTAGGTTTTGCCGTAGCATTGCTTTCTGCTGCCATTCTTAAAGGTTTTATTAAAGATAAAGGAAAAACCTATCTTGTGATGGATTTGCCTACGTATAAAAAACCACTGTTCTTATATGATTTTAAAATGGTTTTGGGAAAAGTGTGGGACTTTATTACAGGAGCCGGAAAGATTATTTTCATTGTAAGTATCATCATTTGGTTTCTGAGTTATTTCGGACCCAAACAGCAGCCGGATCAGTTGGTGGCAACCAATGTTGAGCTCGATCATTCTTATTTGGCTAAAATGGGTAAAGGAATCGAGCCCGTTATTGCACCATTGGGATACGACTGGAAAATGGGCGTTGGAATCCTGACAAGTTTCGTCGCAAGAGAAGTGTTTGTAGGAACCATGTCAACGCTTTACAGCTTAGATGATGATGCTCCTGAAGTGAAAGTGATTGATAAAATGAGAAGAGATATAAAACCGAATGGCGAGAAGGTCTTCAGTTTTGCAACCGGTGTTTCGGTACTCTTGTTTTATGCGTTTGCAATGCAGTGTATTTCTACACTTGCAGTAGTCTACAGAGAAACCAAAAGCTGGAAATGGACTGGCTTACAGGTAGCGATGATGACAGGTTTGGCATACTTTGTGTCGATGATAGCATATCAGATATTAAAATAATGGACTCTTCATTAATTTTACAATACGTAATTGTTCTGCTAATCGTTGCATTCGCCTGTTACTCTTTATTTAAGGTACTCAGAAAGAATTTTGCACCGAAAAAGTTTAGCTCAAAAAGAACCAACTGCGATAAGGATTGCGGTTGTTCATAAATTTATAACGTTCCTTGTGGAAAACTAAACGAGTAGATTGATTTTATTTTTTCTAATTTTGTAAAAAACTACAGATGAAATTAGAAACAGTAGAATCATTAACTAACTCGTTTGAAGACTTTTCTCATACTACAGAAGAAGGAATCGAATTTTGGTTTGCAAGGGATTTACAACATTTATTAGGCTATTCTGAATGGAGAAACTTCAATAATGTAATTATTAAAGCTAAAACCTCTTGTGAGGTAAGTGATAATAAGATTTCAGACCATTTTGTTGATATCAACAAAATGGTAACACTAGGATCGGGATCCCAAAGAGAAATTGAAGATATTATGTTGACGAGGTATGCTTGTTACTTAATTGCTCAAAATGGAGATCCTCAAAAAGAACCCATTGCATTTGCTCAAAGTTATTTCGCAATTCAAACGAGAAAATTTGAAGAAATTCAAAAAAGAATAAAAGAATGTGAAAGACTTCAGGCAAGACAAAAGTTTAGTCTTTCAGAAAAAGAACTTTCAGGTCTTATTTACGAGAAAACAGGAAATGACAAGGATTTTGGGATCATTAGAAGTAAAGGAGATTTGGCACTTTTTGGCAAAACAACCCAACAAATGAAAGACATTCTAAATATTCCTCAAAACAGACCTTTAGCAGATTTCCTTCCAACAATTACTATTAAAGCGAAAGATTTTGCAACAGAAATCACAATCTTTAATACAAAAGATAAGGATTTGAAAACTGAAAATGCTATTTCATCTGAACATGTAACAAACAATAAATCGGTTCGTGAAATTTTATTACAAAGAGGGATTGTACCCGAAAATTTACCTCCTGAAGAGGATATTAAAAAGCTGGAAAGGAGAGTAAATTCAGAAAGTAAGAAAATAGAAAAGAATCCAAAGAAATTAAAGTAAATTATGTCATTAATAAAAAGTATTTCAGGAATCCGAGGAACCATTGGCGGTAAAGTAAATGATAACTTAACGCCGTTGGACGTGGTCAAGTTTGCTTCGGCATTCGGAACCTGGCTTCAGACTCAAAAAAATAAAAAAGATTTAACGTTGATCATCGGAAGAGACGCCAGAATTTCTGGGCAAATGGTTTCTTCTTTGGTGACAGCAACGTTACAAGGTCTTGGAATCAACGTAGTTGATTTGGGACTTTCTACCACTCCGACCGTTGAAATTATGGTTCCGGAACTTAAAGCAGACGGTGGAATTATCCTTACCGCTTCTCATAATCCTAAACAATGGAACGCTCTGAAATTATTGAATGATAAAGGAGAGTTCATTAGTGGTGAAAATGGGGCAGAAGTTTTGGCTTTGGCTGAAAGCGAAGACTTCAACTATGCTGAGGTGGACGATTTAGGAAATTATGAAACCAGAGACGATGCTTTCGATATTCATATTCAGCAAATTCTAGACTTGCCGATGGTAGATGTTGAAGCGATTAAGTCTAAAAACTTTAAAGTGGTTTTAGATGCTGTAAACTCTACGGGAGGTATCGCAATTCCAATGCTGTTGGATAAATTGGGTTGTGAGACAGTAAAATTATATTGCGAGCCGACAGGTCATTTCCCACATAATCCTGAACCGTTAAAGGAACATTTGGGAGACATCTGTGAATTGGTGAAAAAAGAAGGCGCAGACTTCGGAATCGTTGTAGATCCGGATGTTGACAGATTAGCATTGATCGATGAAAAAGGCGAAATGTTTGGGGAAGAATATACGTTGGTTGCCGTTGCAGATTATTTATTGAAACATAAAAATGGCGTGGCAATTTCCAACCTTTCTTCAAGCCGTGCTTTGAGAGATATTGCTAAAACTCACAATTCAGAATATTTTGCAAGTGCTGTAGGAGAAGTAAACGTGGTTACTTTGATGAAGGAGAAAAATGCAGTAATTGGTGGTGAAGGAAACGGAGGAATTATTTACCCTGAGCTACATTACGGAAGAGATTCTCTAGTGGGTGTTGCTCTATTTTTAACACATTTAGCAAAGGAAAATAAAACTGTTTCTGAGTTGAGAGCAGGATATCCGAGCTATTTTATGGGTAAAAAGAAAATTGAGCTGACTCCGGAAATTAATGTGGATGATATTTTAACCAAAATGGAAAAAGAATATCAAAATGAAGAGGTTTCTACGGTAGATGGCGTAAAAATAGATTTTGAAAACAATTGGGTTCACCTTAGAAAATCTAATACAGAACCGATTATCAGAATCTATACAGAGGCTAAATCTCAGGAAGAAGCCGACAAATTGGGTGATGATATAATAGCTAAAATCAATAGTTTGATTTAAAAAAATTTAACAGCTAATTCATCATTCTAAAAAAAATAATTATTAAATTTATAGTACTAAGATTTTCAGAACAGAGTATTTGTATATCTCATCTCTCAAGTCTTAAATCTTAAAACTGGTTTATATTGGAAGAATATTTTGGAAATGAACTTGTAAAAAAGTTCGAAGAAATGATGGAAACTCATGATGAATTATACTTTGATACAGAAGAGTTAGAAGACATTATTGTTTATTATCTGGAGCTTGGAGACTTTAATTATGCCGATACAGCGGTTACTTACGGTTTAAAGCTTCATCCCAATTCTTTAGATATCAAGATCAAAAAACTTGAGATTCTTCTGGAATGGGAAGAGTATAATACAGCAAAAGACCTTATTGATGAGCTGAAAGGTTCTTCTATGGAAAGCACAGACTTTTTGGTGTGCTACGCGAAGTATTATTCGAATTTAGGAAATCCGAGAAAATCCATTGAAATATGTAAAAAAGCGCTGGAACTGAAAGAAGAAGAGAACTTCCTTCACAATTTTATCGCGGATGAATATGTGAATCTTGGAGATCCTTTTAACGCGCTTAAACATTACAGAAAAGCACTTAAAGAAGATCCTACGGACGAGTATTCTTTAGAAAATTCCATGATTTGTTTTTCTGAACTGAATAAGAGCGAGGAGGCAATTGCCTTTCTTAATGAATATTTGGATGAATTTGCCTATTCAGAAATTGCCTGGTTTGAATACGGACAGTTTTATTTCAACAGAAAGAATTATGAAGAAGCCATAAAAGGTTATGATTACCTGTTGGCCATCAATTCAAGCTCTGTTGGGGTATATGCCAATAAAGCGGCTTGTTATGAAGCGCTGGGACAGTATAAAAAGGCCATTGAAGTGTATGAGGAAATGTTGGAGTTAGAATACACCAAAGCCTTTACATTTTATAAAATAGGCCTTTGTTATAAGGCTTTAAAGCAGCCCACTGTTTCATTAAACTTTTTTCAGAAATCATTGAGAGAAGATCCTCAGTTCTATCTGGCGATGATGGAACAGTCTTATCTTTACGAAGAAATGGGCGGTATGACGGAAGCTCTACATTTTGCAAAAGAAGCGACCTTTCTGAATGGAAGTAATCTCGATTATCAGAAAAGGCTGGCATTTTTATTCATTGATTCAGGAAGCTTTGAAGAAAGTCTTTCCTGTCTGAAGATATTGGTAGAGGCTGAACCGGCGAGATTTTATAATTGGTATGCGTATTCTGAGGTGCTAATGCTATTGGGGGAATATGAAGAAGCCATTATGATTTTAAATAAAGCGGTAAAAGCACATCATAGAGCCGAATTATTTTATCAGCTAAGCAACTGTTATCTAAATCTTAAAGAACAGCAAAAAGGGATAGAATCACTTCAGAAAGCTTTAGAACTGGATTCTTCATTGGTTTCGGATATGCAGAAAAAATATCCGTTTATTAAAGATGAAGTGAAAAAAGTAAAAGCTAAAGTAAAAAAGAAGAATTAATCTTAAATAAAAAGAAAATCCTGCGGAGATGCAGGATTTTTTTATTGTATTGTTTTTGGTTTAGATCTTAAAAATATTAATCCAGCAATGATAATTCCCGCACCTACGAATTGCATTGATGTTAATTTCTCACCATCCAAAAATCCCCAAATAATAGCAACGATCGGCATTACCAAAGTTACAGTTGAAGCAAAAAGAGGAGTGGATACTTTTAACAATCGATAATTCATCATCATCGCCAATCCGGTTCCGAAAATTGAAAGTAAACTAACAAATAGTAATCCCGTTAAATTATTTTCATTAAAACTAAAGGTCGAAAAAAATCCTGAAAAAGCCAACGCAATTACCGATGGTAAAAATAAAACGAAAGAAAATACAAAAGCCGACAAAACTGTTGAAGAAACTTCCATTAATTTAGATTTTACCGTTGTTGTGCTCAAGGCGTAACAAAAAGTAGCTAAAAGCAATAACAAAATCGGCAGTAATTTAAATGAACCGCCTTCTCCGTCACCACCACCAAAAGCCAGTAAACAAACACCTGTAAAGCTTATTAAAGTCCCGATAATCTGTTGTTTTGTGGTTTCAAACTTCCAGATCAAAGAGCCGACAATAATCACAAAAATAGGCATCATTGAGTTGATAATTCCTGCAATACTGCTGCTCACCTGTGTTTCAGCAATCGGAAATAAAAACATCGGAATAAAATTACCCGTAAATGCTGCTAAGATTAACCATTTTAAGTGCTTTTTCGGAAACAGTTTATATTTTGAGATCGCTACAGGCATTAAAATAATTCCGGCAATCAAAACACGCAAAGCTCCTACCTGATAAGGATTGAAATGTTCTAAAGATTTTTTAATTAAAATAAAAGAAGATCCCCAGATAATACTCAAAACAATCAGAAGAATCCATTTTTCTTTATCTGCGTTCATTGTTTTTGTGTAAAATTTTTAAAAATTCTCTTTTGGGAATCATTTTCGCACCAAGACTTTCGAGATGTTCTGTATGAGACTGACAATCAATTAATGAAAGGTTATTTTTATTACTTTCAACAAAATGAATAAAGCCAGCTTTGGAAGCATTGCTTACCTTGGCAAACATACTTTCTCCACAAAAAACATCGCCAACCTGCAAACCATAAAATCCACCAACCAGGTCTCCGTTTTGCCATACTTCAATGCTTTTTGCCAAACCATATTCATGAAGCTGAATGAAAGATTCCATCAATTCATCAGAAAGCCAAGTTCCTGTTTGTCCTCTTCGGCTAATTTCCTGACAATTTTGAATAACCTCCCTGAAATGTTGATTTTCGGTAAAACTGAAAACATTCCGAGCCAATATTTTTTTCATCGATTTTGAAATCTTCAATTCCTCAGGAACCAATACAAATCGAGGATCGGGGCACCACCAAAGAATTTCTTCATCAGGATTATACCAAGGGAAAATTCCTAACTGATAGGCAAACCAAAGCCTTTCGATGGACAAATCTCCACCAAAGGCAATTACTCCTTCGTGCCCGTCATACAATTCCGGATCGGGAAATGAAATTTCGTTTTCGTCTAATCGAACCATTGTTAGAAAAAAAATCCCACTTCATAAAAAGTAGGATTTGTATTTGATTGTATTCTTTAATTAAAAAGGTAAATCGTCATCATCATCTCCTGCGAAAGGATTTTCGTTGGATACTGAAGATGCAGATTGAGAAGGTGCTGCCTGTGTAGGCTCTGAAGCGTTATCAAAAACTTTTTCTACTCTCCATCCTGTAATAGAGTTGAAGTATTTAGTTTCACCCTGAGGAGAAACCCATTCTCTTCCTCTGATGTTGATTCCCACCTTTACATTTTCACCTTCTTTCAAATTATCCAATAAACTAATCTTATCAGACAAAAATTCTATGTTTATCGGTTGTGGATACTGTTCCTGAGTTAAAATAACCATTTCTCTCTTTTGGAAACCGCTCGCAAATGTTTGAGCATCAAATATTTTCTTTACCGTTCCTTGTAATTCCATATCGTAATTATTAACGTGGTAAAAGTAAGAAAATCAATCGTAATAAAGGGTACGAGAAAAAAAAAATGTAAAAATTTTAATTTTTTTTGCTGAAAAGTTTGGAGGTAAAAGAATTTATCCTATCTTTGCACCACTGAAAACGGAAAACGATACAAGTTCTTTAAGAAATAAGTTTTCAGAATAGACAACGCGGATGTGGTGTAATTGGTAGCCACGCCAGACTTAGGATCTGGTGCCGAGAGGCGTGGGGGTTCGAGTCCCTTCATCCGCACAGTATGCGAAAATAGCTCAGCTGGTAGAGCACAACCTTGCCAAGGTTGGGGTCGCGGGTTCGAATCCCGTTTTTCGCTCCACTCCATGCCCTGGTGGTGGAACTGGTAGACACGCAGGACTTAAAATCCTGTGCCTCTTTTGGCGTGCGGGTTCAAGTCCCGCCCGGGGTACTAAAACCCTCTGTAATTTATTACGGAGGGTTTTTTGTTTTATATCTTAAAATTTTTAGCTATCTATGGATCAAGCGCAAAATTTGGGGACTAAGCAAAAAGTTTAACTCATCAGAACGTTTTTTTTGTTACTCTCGCAGATTTTGCAAATGATGCAGATTTTTTCCTTGCACTTTACATATTGAACACTATGTTCTCCAAGGTTTTTGACAACTACTAATCGTTGACAGGCTTACCAGGCCATTCTACTTATCAGAGATCACTAAGATTAAACAAAAAAATATCAGCAGCATCATCTGTGAGAATCCGTATATCTGTGGGAAATAAAAATATAGGTGCATTCGTGGCAAAAAAGATACTTCAACAATTTCTCCCCAGGTTTTGAAACTGATCCTTCATCTTCCTTCTTCCAAGACAAATAAATTTTCTATTTTTGTGAAATTCCTTATTTCAAATGAAAAAGATTATCCTTATTGAAGACGAGACAAGTGTGGTGTCCTTTATTAAAAAGGGGCTTCAGGAGAATGGATACGAAATTTCTGTGGCTTTTGACGGGCGTACAGGTGTCCGGCTTGTACAAACCAATGATTTTGATCTGGTAATTTTGGATATTATGCTGCCCGAAATGAATGGTCTGGATGTCTGTAAGGAGATTCGAAAAACCAATCAGCATGTTCCGATTTTATTTCTGACTGCCTTGGGAACGTCTGAAAATATCGTTCTCGGATTGGAAAGTGGAGGGGATGACTATTTGGTTAAACCTTTTAAATTTATCGAGTTGGTAGCCCGTGTGAAGTCTTTGCTGAGGAGGAGTCATAACGGAGGATCTGTTCCTGAAATTATAGAGCCAGAAGTAGACAACAAGCATGTTTTTCAGTTTTCAGATTTGGTGTTGAATGATTATACTAAAAAAGTGACGCGCTCCGGAGAGGAGATTTCGCTAACTTCAACGGAGTATAAATTGCTTTTATATTTTCTAAATAATCCCGAAAAAGTAATTTCCCGAGCTGAAATTTTAGATGCCGTCTGGGGAGTGAATTATGAGCTGGGAACAAATGTAGTAGATGTGTATGTGAATTATTTAAGGAAAAAATTAGATCATCAGGATGATAATAAATTAATCCATACCGTGATAGGAATGGGGTATGTGCTTAAAAAACCGTAATGAATGTTTAATAAAGTAATCACAAATCAAACTAAAACGATGGTGCTTTTGATGTTGGTATTTACCGCCATCATATTGCTGTTCAGTGGATTGGTTTATTTTTCGATTGTTAATTTTTCGCATCAGAGGTTTTATGAGTTATTAAAGATTCGTACCACAACCATTGTTCAGATTGAAAAAAGTAAGGATGATCTGGATATTCCTGAAAATTATATTCTGAACAGTTTAAATGATGAAGAGTTGCCAATGGAGCGCGATTATGTTTTTGCGATTCCGGCAGATTCTAATTATAAAAAAATTTCCCATGAAGTTCATATTCCGGATTATTTTTTCAAGAGTATTGTGAAAAAAGGTGAAGCCAATTATAATGATAAAGAGTTTTACTATATCGGGCAAACCTTTAAACATGATAACAAAGATTATATTGCGATAGCTTCCGCCAAAAACCACTATGTGGTTTATTATTTGGGCTTTTTAAAGCGAACTTTAATTACCTGCATCGTACTTTCTCTGTTTTTTAGTATGATTTTTTCTTTTTATCTGTCTAAAACTTTATTTAAACCGATCTTAAAAATTACGGGTAAAGTAAAAGAAATCAGTTCTGAAAACCTGCATTTACGCCTTGAGCCACAACCGGATAATAAAGAGTTAAATGAGTTGGTCGATACTTTCAACGGAATGTTGAATCGTATTGAAACTTCTTTTGAGACTCAAAATCATTTGATTGGAAATGTTTCCCACGAATTGAGAACGCCTTTAACATCCATTATGGGCGAGGCAGATGTGGCGCTTTCCATCAGCAGGACGAATGAGGAATACAAGGAGACGCTGGGGATTATTCTGGATGAGGCTGAAAAGCTCGATAAAAAAATTAAAGCTTTATTAATGATCGCTCAAACCGGATTCGACGGTAAGATTCAGAAAATGGATAAGGTGAGAATGGATCAGTTGCTTTGGGATGTGATTGAAACATTGAGAAGAATAGATTCACGAAATAATATCTATCTCGACATCAGTATGTTGCCTGATAATCCCAAGAAGTTAAAGGTTCAGGGTAATGAACAGTTGTTGCATCTCGCCGCGGCAAATATTATCAGTAATGGCTGTAAGTATTCTAATTTCCAGCAGGTTAAAGTTTCTCTGGGAGCTACGGATTCAGATGTTTATCTGATCGTAAAAGACAATGGAATCGGGATTCCGAAAGAAGAAATGAATAAAATTTATGATCCCTTTTTCAGGGCTTCCAATACCAAAAATTACGAAGGCTACGGAATCGGACTTCCTTTGGCGAGAAATATTGTAAGAATGCACCGGGGAGAACTGATTGTAAGCTCTCATGAAAATGAAGGAACTACTGTGCAGCTTCGTTTTCCTAATTTTTACAGTGTCCAGCAGGAGGAAAAGTTGGATTAATTTAAAGTAAAAAGGTAAAGGTAAAAAGAGCTAAGTAGCTGAGGGCAAGGTCGAGAAAGAGGGGCCATTTGTATTACATTTTATATCACACGTTACTTTAGTCTTATTGAATATCAAGCAGGTATCGTCGATTCTTGACAGATAAAACTTCCGACCTCCGGCTTCCTGCTTCCATCAGATGAACCGAATTTCCACTTCATATTAACGTGGATTTGATGGTATTTCCCTTGTTTTCAATTTGTTAAAATTAATGAGTAGTGAATAGTGAATTTTGATGCACAAGTGAATTTTATGTATGGTTAAGATTGATCATTGACTCGAAGAAATTCACGATTCACAATTCATCAACCCTCATCTGTGGGTCTTAAAAGGCTGCTTTTTCGTTCTGTTGA
The sequence above is a segment of the Chryseobacterium sp. MYb264 genome. Coding sequences within it:
- a CDS encoding DUF3127 domain-containing protein, with the protein product MELQGTVKKIFDAQTFASGFQKREMVILTQEQYPQPINIEFLSDKISLLDNLKEGENVKVGINIRGREWVSPQGETKYFNSITGWRVEKVFDNASEPTQAAPSQSASSVSNENPFAGDDDDDLPF
- the feoB gene encoding ferrous iron transport protein B, giving the protein MQDTQKKQVLLVGNPNVGKSTVFNALSNKKQKTGNYAGVTVASHSGNYTYKNEEVEIIDLPGSYSLYPSSEDEAIFSKYLIDNQKDYAGVIYILEALSLKRGLLLFQQIQDLGIPMILVVNQIDQAERRGIDIDIQKFSEALGIKIIQTNAKEYLGIDEIKEAVFQNEFLKIDHLSFETPTEHKDFIQKLAAHKGFDSEYKAWLSLSLGTDLGRIDSITGLMNEPDAKSLVPKRLQVQETVRRYQKVDKVLSNVITKKPQFKELLTEKLDKVLVHKFWGYVVFLFILLIIFQCVFFLAAYPMDGIDWLFGELGAFASEYLPEGPVNSLISNGIIPGVGGIVIFAPQIGILLYFLYLLEDSGYMARVVFLMDRLLRPFGLNGKSIVPLVSGTACAIPAVISTRNIENLRERLLTILVTPFMTCSARLPVYSIIIGLIISDKTFFGIQYKALVLMGMYLLGFAVALLSAAILKGFIKDKGKTYLVMDLPTYKKPLFLYDFKMVLGKVWDFITGAGKIIFIVSIIIWFLSYFGPKQQPDQLVATNVELDHSYLAKMGKGIEPVIAPLGYDWKMGVGILTSFVAREVFVGTMSTLYSLDDDAPEVKVIDKMRRDIKPNGEKVFSFATGVSVLLFYAFAMQCISTLAVVYRETKSWKWTGLQVAMMTGLAYFVSMIAYQILK
- a CDS encoding FeoA family protein produces the protein MKEKDLHKLSGFPQKKMGKIVGYDNDSLKMPNKIIEMGLLPETFFRILYQAPFNGPMYVEFGDEKSRIALREEEGDYIIVEELN
- the aat gene encoding leucyl/phenylalanyl-tRNA--protein transferase, yielding MVRLDENEISFPDPELYDGHEGVIAFGGDLSIERLWFAYQLGIFPWYNPDEEILWWCPDPRFVLVPEELKISKSMKKILARNVFSFTENQHFREVIQNCQEISRRGQTGTWLSDELMESFIQLHEYGLAKSIEVWQNGDLVGGFYGLQVGDVFCGESMFAKVSNASKAGFIHFVESNKNNLSLIDCQSHTEHLESLGAKMIPKREFLKILHKNNERR
- a CDS encoding sensor histidine kinase, with product MFNKVITNQTKTMVLLMLVFTAIILLFSGLVYFSIVNFSHQRFYELLKIRTTTIVQIEKSKDDLDIPENYILNSLNDEELPMERDYVFAIPADSNYKKISHEVHIPDYFFKSIVKKGEANYNDKEFYYIGQTFKHDNKDYIAIASAKNHYVVYYLGFLKRTLITCIVLSLFFSMIFSFYLSKTLFKPILKITGKVKEISSENLHLRLEPQPDNKELNELVDTFNGMLNRIETSFETQNHLIGNVSHELRTPLTSIMGEADVALSISRTNEEYKETLGIILDEAEKLDKKIKALLMIAQTGFDGKIQKMDKVRMDQLLWDVIETLRRIDSRNNIYLDISMLPDNPKKLKVQGNEQLLHLAAANIISNGCKYSNFQQVKVSLGATDSDVYLIVKDNGIGIPKEEMNKIYDPFFRASNTKNYEGYGIGLPLARNIVRMHRGELIVSSHENEGTTVQLRFPNFYSVQQEEKLD
- a CDS encoding response regulator transcription factor is translated as MKKIILIEDETSVVSFIKKGLQENGYEISVAFDGRTGVRLVQTNDFDLVILDIMLPEMNGLDVCKEIRKTNQHVPILFLTALGTSENIVLGLESGGDDYLVKPFKFIELVARVKSLLRRSHNGGSVPEIIEPEVDNKHVFQFSDLVLNDYTKKVTRSGEEISLTSTEYKLLLYFLNNPEKVISRAEILDAVWGVNYELGTNVVDVYVNYLRKKLDHQDDNKLIHTVIGMGYVLKKP
- a CDS encoding DMT family transporter; its protein translation is MNADKEKWILLIVLSIIWGSSFILIKKSLEHFNPYQVGALRVLIAGIILMPVAISKYKLFPKKHLKWLILAAFTGNFIPMFLFPIAETQVSSSIAGIINSMMPIFVIIVGSLIWKFETTKQQIIGTLISFTGVCLLAFGGGDGEGGSFKLLPILLLLLATFCYALSTTTVKSKLMEVSSTVLSAFVFSFVLFLPSVIALAFSGFFSTFSFNENNLTGLLFVSLLSIFGTGLAMMMNYRLLKVSTPLFASTVTLVMPIVAIIWGFLDGEKLTSMQFVGAGIIIAGLIFLRSKPKTIQ
- the glmM gene encoding phosphoglucosamine mutase; amino-acid sequence: MSLIKSISGIRGTIGGKVNDNLTPLDVVKFASAFGTWLQTQKNKKDLTLIIGRDARISGQMVSSLVTATLQGLGINVVDLGLSTTPTVEIMVPELKADGGIILTASHNPKQWNALKLLNDKGEFISGENGAEVLALAESEDFNYAEVDDLGNYETRDDAFDIHIQQILDLPMVDVEAIKSKNFKVVLDAVNSTGGIAIPMLLDKLGCETVKLYCEPTGHFPHNPEPLKEHLGDICELVKKEGADFGIVVDPDVDRLALIDEKGEMFGEEYTLVAVADYLLKHKNGVAISNLSSSRALRDIAKTHNSEYFASAVGEVNVVTLMKEKNAVIGGEGNGGIIYPELHYGRDSLVGVALFLTHLAKENKTVSELRAGYPSYFMGKKKIELTPEINVDDILTKMEKEYQNEEVSTVDGVKIDFENNWVHLRKSNTEPIIRIYTEAKSQEEADKLGDDIIAKINSLI
- a CDS encoding tetratricopeptide repeat protein; this encodes MEEYFGNELVKKFEEMMETHDELYFDTEELEDIIVYYLELGDFNYADTAVTYGLKLHPNSLDIKIKKLEILLEWEEYNTAKDLIDELKGSSMESTDFLVCYAKYYSNLGNPRKSIEICKKALELKEEENFLHNFIADEYVNLGDPFNALKHYRKALKEDPTDEYSLENSMICFSELNKSEEAIAFLNEYLDEFAYSEIAWFEYGQFYFNRKNYEEAIKGYDYLLAINSSSVGVYANKAACYEALGQYKKAIEVYEEMLELEYTKAFTFYKIGLCYKALKQPTVSLNFFQKSLREDPQFYLAMMEQSYLYEEMGGMTEALHFAKEATFLNGSNLDYQKRLAFLFIDSGSFEESLSCLKILVEAEPARFYNWYAYSEVLMLLGEYEEAIMILNKAVKAHHRAELFYQLSNCYLNLKEQQKGIESLQKALELDSSLVSDMQKKYPFIKDEVKKVKAKVKKKN
- the dinD gene encoding DNA damage-inducible protein D, whose translation is MKLETVESLTNSFEDFSHTTEEGIEFWFARDLQHLLGYSEWRNFNNVIIKAKTSCEVSDNKISDHFVDINKMVTLGSGSQREIEDIMLTRYACYLIAQNGDPQKEPIAFAQSYFAIQTRKFEEIQKRIKECERLQARQKFSLSEKELSGLIYEKTGNDKDFGIIRSKGDLALFGKTTQQMKDILNIPQNRPLADFLPTITIKAKDFATEITIFNTKDKDLKTENAISSEHVTNNKSVREILLQRGIVPENLPPEEDIKKLERRVNSESKKIEKNPKKLK